The nucleotide window AAAGATAATGTTATTTCTACAAGCAGACATATAAACTTGAGtacaacaacagcaacaggaAGAAGTATTGCACTTAGTAATATTGCGTTGACAGAGCTTAATAAATTCCAAATCCCACCCAGAGATCTAAAGCCATCATTTTCTTGCTCAGAAAGGCTTGTTAGTTAAATagctgaaaaatgaagtttcatggtgagcaaaaaaagaagttttgtgcagaaaaaaTGCTGGATCCTTGTAACTGTGAAAATAATATGGTTTAGTTAATGTAATTATGAATTAATGGGGCGGGGGGGACTTATTTCAGCATTATTGAAGTCTCAAAAAGCTTCTAATGTTCATTATATGACTTTTGAAATTATCTTGATCTTTGCGAACCATTTTGATATTCAACCACATTGTAACTCTGAAATTCAGCAATGTAAGTTCACAAAGAAAAATGCCATGTCTTCGTCTGTGaaatccttttcattttcttctgatgAGTGTTGCATCCCTTAATTTGCAGCCCCCAAAAGCTTGGCAGGATAAGAACTTCATAACTAAGCACCAATGAGCAGCAACAGTGAGCCTGATACTCCCTGTCACCAGACCAATGACACAGGCCCACTGTCCACCACAGCAAGTCAGGATCTCTCTGCACTGGGGATGCAGGTGAGCAAGTGAGATGAAAGGATAGGAGGCAACCTGTGCCTCTTCACAACCAGATTCCAATTCCAGCTTTCCTCCTCCAGTAGTCTTCTTCACTGCAGATGGCACTGCACAGCTTACCTCTGCTACGCTGCTGAAGGTTCAACCACTATTAACCATACCTTATAGGAAGGGcacaacagtttgttttctacAATTTCTAGTGAAAActctatgaaataaaaatatgattaaaaTCATAATGGCTTAAAAGTACACACAAAAAATGCAGGAAATGCCAATTTTTAAGATCACACAAGAAAGAAGAGTTCTTCATACATACATGCATCATGCCACTACAATTGCACACTCACTTTCTCTCTAGGGAGACCTGATCTTATTCAGTAATTAGGACAAATGTATGAGCACATGGAATAATAACCACTCATGCAACAGAAACCTGGAACTTCACAGTGGCTTAGTTCCACTGATTTGCAGTGCGAATACTATGTATGAGTTTCCTTGTATTAACAGATTTTAGATACTAACTCCGGGGAAAAGTGGCTGAATTACTATATAATGCCGCATTCCTGTATTTTTATCCATTAATACTATAAACTTActtataaagtattttaaactaaaactgaacagaaaatacaaaagccacttcttttttcaaataaaatgcatgTGTATATTATAAGTTGAAGTGCATATTAGTAAAAAGTTGTGATGACTATAGAATTGCATTTGGCAGAGCTGATGTCCTTTCAAATAGTTACTCACAATCTCACCGTATGCTACATGCTTTCACACGACCATGCCACTCAGAAATGGGACAATCTTTTTACACTGAAGCTGAGTaatcttttttcatttcatatcaTTTTGCACCAGCATCCTAGGAACACTTATCAATGCATATCAATAAACTGTTAAATAAGTATGAAAGAGTATAAGCAAAAAACCAGTTAATGCCAGGTACTTGTCTCTGTTGTGAGATATCTGACATCATTTTTTGCTTGGATTCAGAATCCATGCATGTGCAGACTGACAAATCACTAAACCAAAATTAGGAATTTATCCTCAAAAAACTTATGAACTAATTCTAACATAATAAATGCAAAAGCagacagaagaaatatttggaTTCAGGTGGTTTTGTACACACACATGGAGTACTGAAATACACCTTTATTTACAAGTGACATCAACGTAACAGATTTATCTTGCACACGTGTAATGTACCAGCCAAATACAACAGGACAGATAAAACCCAGTAGCTGGCATTAGACAACTTCCAGGTGTCCTAAGAAAGTTATTAAGCACAGTGTCATGCACTTTCCAAAGAGCAAACCATTTGCTGAGATGGAAAACAATACTTACACaaatcttcccttccccagTTGCCCATCTCGTTTATTTTGGGATGCATTCAATGTAAACTGATTCAGTTCCTTCAAAACTTTCTTTACATAACAAACACACATGAAAACTCTAACATAGCCATTGCGTATTTAGTGACAGAGTGTCATAATCTTGGCCACCTAAGAAACTCCTGAAATGAAGCATCCAGCATGTCAACTAATTCAACTGTGTTACAAAATACAAGGAAAGATGGCATCATGAAAGTTATGCTCCCACAGACTCAACTTCACATTTGCCTTGTTTagaattaaagcattttttacCAAGTGCACATGGAAAATCAAGCTCTACTTTTTGCTTATTGTCAATAATAAAGAGTCTGTTGACCAAAGTCCGCAGACGGGTCTAAGGATTAGCTGGGTTATGCAAGTGATTAGCCAAGGTTAAAATAATCAGGCACTGAAATTATGAGCAAGGACAATATTTGCCCTTCCCTTGTTACTGGAATTGTTTATTCGAACAGACTACAGTAAGGGAAAACTTTCCTTCCacctctgcttttgctgctgggGGCAAGCAACGTTACAAGCAGttttgcaaagctctgtccaTATTCGAACATTGCCTCTATAAAACTACTCCATGAAATTGCCTCTACTCCTTTTCAAGGAAGACAGCGCCAGCTTGCACCTGCACTGAGTGTCTCAGCTGAACTACAAGCTAtaaaaaacatttcactttCCATGTGCCTGAAACACCTCAAATGCCATTTTTGTAATTTCCTTTTACAGTATGTAATGCAAgctgaaaaaaagtctttctacATGCTTCAGCAACGCACCCTCAACGTCTTTGCAAACTAGATAAATGAGCAACCCCATTTTTTTCAATTCCTTAAAGTTATCTGCATGCCTATGACTCATCCAGTACCAAATACACACACAATCAATCCTGCAGCTCTTTATTGCCTGTGCTCAATTAAGACTGATGCATTTCagctattattttttaattttaatttcaaccCAGTACCCTCCTGTTGTTTAAGGATGAGGCCTTCTAGTATTTTGAGACTGGGGATTGACTTACaggcacatgcacacacacactgtttaACAACTTCGAAGGCATTTCCATCTTGTAAGGGGAGTAAAAAAGCTGGATCTCCTTATGACACTACCGCTGTTCAAGTAACAAGAAGGTGCTGAGGTATCACTGGTGACAGGACAAATCTCAAGTTTGGGACTAGCACAGAGTGGAGATTACCGACTACCGGTGTCCAAGCCCAAGTGTGACTTGTCCCACAGAGAGCTGGGCTCATCACAACTACTGCTATTACCAGCTCAGGTACTATGCTTGAGAACTCTAAGGCATATTAATATAGAAAAATGTTTCCCATTGGCAAAAATACACGAAGATCTCCTGCagtaaaaatataattacagGTATTCAATGGTCTACAAATACTTGCATTTCTTTCACATATTGACAGACACCAGAATTACCAGTGGTTAACATTTGTAAAGTACTATGCCCTTTCTTCCCACCTGTTCATATGGGAAAATAAGTAAGGGGGTCCTGTGAATCCACACACAATCCTTTACCACAGAGGgtagaaaaaaaaggagcacaagtaaaattatattctttattCATTCCATTTTAGCTGTGAATAGTCCTATTATACAAATACAGTATAAATTCCCAAATCACAatatattacaaaataaaaaagtacaaACTGCATTACTTAATAAATATACCTAACAAGTTAATCAGAAAGTAGAAGAGACAGAATTCAGATTGGAAACATTTAAATGTTTGACCCAGCAAACCATACAAACCTCAGTTTAAATACTTCTTTTAACCATAACATAGAATACCTTTCCTGATTTCTTGATTAGAAAATAACATCAAGTGAATAAAATGTTGTGATCAGATAATGATTTGCTGGAGCAATACCGGTGCCAAAAAAGAAGCAGGGCTTATACAAAAGACACCATAACCCCAGAAACAAGAACACAAACACTGAGGTGCAGCCAAGGCAATTATTGCCAAAGCAGGAGACTATTATCTAGTCACAACATTCTATTGCAAGTTAATGTTCTGTTATTAAagataaataatataaatgtaGCAGAGGGTGAGCCAACCAGGCAACAAGAGGCCAGTTTACTCAAAACAGTAATTAAATACAGAAGAGTCAAttgctccctgtgctgttcACGTGTAGCTGCATTCCAACTGGCTCAAAGGACCTGTTCTGTGCTCCAGGCAGAGAAAGCAACTGTTCCTAAAAGCAGTCTGTTCTTACTTTGATGCACTTTTACAAAagccattattttaattttgcaagaAAATACCCACAATATTTTCATCAGTTTGGGGGGGGTCAGTTTTACATCCACTTCATCTGGTAAAAATATAAGGTTTATGGgtaaaaaacacagcaaaaaatagCTGTTACATCATAAGCCTTATTTACAAAAActgtttacaaatatttttggcTGTACAGCTGAAAGCCAGATACTAATGTACGATGTAGAAGATGGAGgtaacagtttaaaaatagtGTGCAAAAAATACATTCTTATAGAAAATAGTGGGGAGGGGAAACAAAAACATACACAGAGAAATCTGCTTGCAAATAATCCGAGGCTAACTTTTTACAACAGAATATTACAAATACATTTGTATTTATCCCCCACATTCTACAGTCCTCAGTCTGGGGTGCTGCTGCTTCATTAAGGATTAAGGCATCACCATCACAGCCAGCacaccttctctctctctctctcagccCCTGCAGCAAAGCTCCCAGCCTGTGGCCCAAGTGGTCTCATGAGCAGGCATTCTGCTCAATGTACATCTTGGACAAGGACACTGCCATGGACTTGGCCAGCTCTTCATCCCGTCTGCGCTGTACCTGAGTCTGTCTGCACCACGCCTCGTACTCTGGGTTGGGGCACATGCGGTCCAGCACAGCATCGTAGTGCCCGTTGCTAAGCCAGCTCAGCCAGATACTGGGTCGCGTCGGGTCCTCGGGCCCCAGGTAGTGAACCATAGTAGAAACGGTGGGGCTCTCGGGCCGGCCGCCCGTAGTGAGGTGGATGTTCACGTTCAGCATCTGCCCCATGGCCAGCAGCTCCGGGTAGCCTGCCCAGGCCCCGTCCTGGGCGGCGGCGATGAGGAACTCTCCCACGTCGCCCTCGATGATAGGGTTGAAGTGGTCCAGGTGGTCGGCGATGTAGTGCACGGTCTGCTCGCGGAGCTCGCCGTGCAGCCGCTGGTCCCCGTACACTGCCTTGCAGACGGCGCGGTACAGGCAGTTCCCGTCGGGGATGATGTGGAAGCGGAACCGGCCCTTCTGCCGCAGGTACTTGTCCTGCTTCTCCACCTCGGCCAAGTACAACGCCAGCTTCTCGCTGCGCTCCGCTCTGCCGCCTGACGCCCGCCGCATCTCGGGACCCGCcgcctcctgctcctcctctgcgGGCGCGGGGCCCGCGGGCTGTGCGGGGCCGCCACTGCGCTCTGCGGGGCCGCACCCGGGGACCAGCCCGGGCTGCGCGCCGGCGGCCGCCGCCTGCAGCGCCTGGCAGTGCTCGCTGAGCCGCAGGCTGCGGTTGCTGGGCTCCTCGGCCGCGGCCTCGCCGTCGGCCCCGGCCTGCCGCACGCTCTCCAGGATGCCCTCCAGCCAGGTGCGGCTGCGGGGCGAGCCTGGCACCAGCTCCCCGGCGGCCTCGGCGCGCTGCACGATGCGGATGGGCACGATCCGCTCCAGCGGCCGCCGGCGGCTCACGGTGACCTGCGCGCAGGAGCTGAACTGCGGGCCGCTCGCCGGCCGCCCGGCCGGGCCCGCCGCAGGGCCGCTCGGCATCACCTCCAGGCAGGACGAGAAGGCGGGCATGGCGGCggcgctgctgctgcccccCGCGGGAACGAAGCTGTCCTTGGCGGGGCTCTCGGCGGCCGCGCTGGGGCCCGCGGCGTCGGTGGCGCTCGGTGCCTCCGCGGCGGAGGGTCCCGGCGACAAGGAGACCTTGAAGACGGCGGCGGAGCTCGGCGAGGCCGCGGCAGCTGCGGAGGTGCCGCCCGCCGGGTAGTGGGTGATCACGGAGCTGTAGAGCTGCATCCTTGGCTCCCCGCGGGCGGCGCTTTATAGGCGGCGCCGTCGGAgccggggcggggagcggcggtGGGGgccgcgctggggctgccgaGGAGGATGAACCGCCCGggtaaaaataaacaagggCATcaccgccggccccgccccgcccgggccCCGCGGCCGCGGCAATTCCGACTGCGCCACCAGCCCGGCCCCCCCGCGCGCCACGGCCCTTCTGGAAGCTGCGGGAGCGCGGGAGGGGGCGGGACCGGGAGCGTGACGTCACGGAGCCCCGCCCCCACTCCGGGCACGCGGCCGGGCGGGATAAAGTTCATCACGGTCATTCATTATCCCGGCACGAGTCGCTGCTCGTcccttgcagcccctctggaaAATGCAGGGCCTCGTATAAACCTCCGCATAACGACAGGAGAGACCTGATCTAAAATACGGGTCTTACCACGATCGTTGATATTTGGTTTATTAGTGCCTGTAGTGTCCTAAAATTAAGCCATGTCTTTAAGCCTCGTCTGTGATATAAATGAAGTCATAGCTAAGCCTCTGTCCATGGACGATGACATGACCTGTGCACACTGGATTTGATTACGTTCTCATAGGCATGCTGATCAAGAAACACCAGCTTACACGATGTTGAAATGTTAACACAGACATTCATTCCTAACAAAAGAGGGAACAAAGGTACTGACATATGTAATTTCAaagtgatattttaaaatataaaaaaatctgcattccATCCTGCAGTCTCAGCTATCTTTAGAAAAGTGTCAGTAATCCAACTGTAGATTGTAGAActtagaaaaaacaaacaaccagaAACCTCTCTACTTGTATATTCTGAAAAATTTCTCATTCCATTTacactcattaaaaaaatagaactaAGATGATAATTTGCAACAGACTGCAACATCAAAAGTAATTGTTTCTTTGGAGCCTTGGTTGTATTTTGGAACCATGTTCAGGGAtctatttcatattttcagtctCTGCAGTTGATTCTGGGGCTGCCAGCAACACAATATGGAATTTCATTCTCTttacacagaaaatatattctgaCCCACTCAACTGCCTTGCATGTTGaaggaaaaatgctgaaatcCTTCATGCAAAAAAAATGGGTATTTATGGGAATAGTTTCCACATCCATCTTGCTTTTTTATTCTGGATAAAACACAGCAGCTAATTCCATGCATTATTGGTaatcttttaataaaaacttaCAGACTCAATATACAACCAATATTTTGCTTTCGAAGATGAAATGTAGGAGGTGTATCGGATATGGGTAAGCCCAAATGTCCTGACTtacctgccatgggcagccagAAAGTTGATATCTATAGAACAAATGGCGATGGGCCTTATCCCAGGAGCATTTCTGGCAGCCTGTTACAGGAGGATAAGATATTACAACTGCTCTGAAATTACAGAGTGACTCTTGTATTTCAGAATGTTCAGAACTCTGTTTTAAATATAGCTAGTGAGCCTATCAGTGAGTCTTTATTTATGGACTAATCATTACTTATAGTGATCAAATAGTAGTAAACAGAAATCTGCCTCTATTGAAATGAGTGCTTGGAGCAAAGGAAAGATTCCTGTCTAGTTTTATTTCTAAGTCAAAACTTGAAAATATGTATTCCAAATTTAGCGTGTTTGAGTATATTGATTCAAGAGTTAATGTAAAACAACTGGAAACAACCCCTTCCTAGGTTGTTTAAAATATGCCAGTAGCTCTTCATTGTGGGTTTGGCAGTTTATAAAGATGTAGATTACTAATGCTCACCAGttcttcttctgcttttttttttcagaaaagttcaGAAAAGGTATTGATAGTTTTCTTTAGTGAATTGTGCTGTCTGCTACTAAATGCCAGAGCTGAATACAGGATGGTGGTTTAAAGTCTCCAGTAGTCTGGTAAcagagagaggggaagagagagaggcagCTCTTTCTGTTACAGAACAGTAAATGGATGCAGCAGAACAAGAGCACTTCTTTCAGGACTGAGTGCTGCATTTTGAATACTCAGTActgcaattttctttcttctaggATATTACTGAAACTCCCACTAATGACTGTTCTGCCTCTCCAAAACCATAGGTTATTTGGGAGAGTGGTACATTAACGGATGGGCAGCTGGttaattctgatttttcattacAATGAGGTACAATGCTTGTGGTTCTTCATTTGAGGAAGCAAACAGATTTTTGTATGCCCAAATTACCATCCTGTTAGTATTCTCATGCTCTACTGTAGCATATTCTGGACAAAAATCTTGTTTATCTCTGAACGAAAATCCAAATAATATCCTGAAATACATGCTAAATATGCCAGCAGATTTTTGTAATGGTAGCAGATAGATtgctctatttttcttttttcatttataaactGATATAATGCCTTTCCtatattttcagttaaaatgcACATAATAAGCTTGTAATAAGATTAAAATACAATCAAATCTGTTACTAGGTAACTGAGagacaaaacaaacatttaacCACTGTCTTGGTGTTAATAGTATACTACTTTTGATATATTCATTACCTCCCATGTGAAGTAAATGGAAAGAGAAGCTCACCTTGGTGTGTTTTACCTGTGTTGCTATTTAACACTGACAGTGTAATGCAACCAACATTTTTCATAACTGAGCACCCAGAGTTAGTCACATGTACTTGGCCTGAGGCAAATCCAGTCTCTCTGGACGACCAAGGACAAAATTCCCATTGAACTGCTGCCAAACAAGCATCTCATAGCTACCTTTCAATTCTCATACAAGGAGCTACCAGGAATCAGCACTTCCTAAAAGGTCATATTCTTGGATATCTGACATCTGGTTTTAACAATAACATCCTAAAACATGGTCTGCTCCCAAGAGTAATCACAGAATGACCTGCATTGAAAGGGATCTTGTAAATCATCTAGTTttaaaccccctgccatgggcagggtcaccttctactagatcaggttgctcaaaactccatccaacctggccttgaacacttccatgtACGGGGGGCATCCACCACACCAGGTGCAGGAACTGGAATAATCAAGTGCTATGAGTAGAATTCTgatgaaacagaaatttcaaGGAAATATTTGAGTATCTTTAATGCAATGATATCTATAAAAGGTTCTGCCTTTACTGCCTTTCACTACCAGAACACAGGTCTTTAACTATTCTCTCAGCTGCATATAGAACTGCTGTAAATTCCAGGCAAAAACTAAATTTTGCTTTATTGTGGCCTGGGTAAAACACAACACACGCATCGATTTTTCCAGAATACTCCTGTATTTCTGACTTCAGTCACTTTTGCCTGCATGTTGTGGCCTCACATGCGCTAGAGGGGTTTGGAAAGTGAAGAGAACACAGTATGGAGATGCCTTTCACCATTTTCCACAGAGTAATATGTCTGAGCTCCTGGTTCACTCATCATAGGGTGATGTACAATCCTTTGCTATTGCAGAATAGTTCTCAAAACAATCCTTGTAGTAACAAAGCATAAACATCTCCCGTGGTTAAAGTTTCTCTTGAGATGACTGCTATCACTGGTTACCCTGCACATTCCAGGAATTGTTTACATTCTTTAGAAGGCAAACCACAATCACAAAAACAGCTGCGGAACAACACTGGTATTCACTGACGTAAACCGAGATGCATGAGAGTGGAACTACTTTTAACTCTAACATGTAGTAGATACATGATTGACATagaagaaacaaattaattacATCATCAGGAACATTTGTTAGTGAGGAAGGGGGGACAAGGTAGCTTAAATGATGTATTGAATGACACTGAATAAGCATttccactgccttttttttttttttttttttttggctggcATAACAGCCCTTCAGCCAAAGATATTTCTGGCTGAGGTATTTAATGAATTAATAACTTGGTACATaactgcaaaatgaaatgttgaATTTATACTAATAATCTGAAGTGGTATATACCAAGGACAAAATTTGGAAATTactagaaaatagaaaatatatcaAAGATCTTccaaaacagggaagaaaagcatATACACTAGAACTAAAAAGAACTTACCAAGGTAACTTAAGTCACAGTACAGTAAATCTGTAAAGCTCCCATGAGCCAACAGCATTGCCAAAAGAACCAATTCTGCTCTTTCCCACTCCcagtctctttttctttttctcccgATGACAGTTGTTTTGTGATGGCATAACTGTTGGTATTAACTAGACTACCTACTTTGTTTCATCCTAAATGAACCACTAACGTGAAAAGGAGGGAAAGTGTATCTACACTTACATTGAGGTATGAATATGCTGAATAAAACAATGCCTCACCATTTGTTGTTCAGTTTCTGctatattaaaattttattcactCTATGGATGCACCAGTCATTAGAGATGTAACAGATGCTATGACATCATATGGCAAGAGTTTGTGGAGAAAGGACTGTTAGTGATAAATATAGACATCTGCTCATATCTCAAGGGCTCAGGTGTTATCCCACTTGATAAGTGAGTCTCTAAATGTGAATGATGACGCAGGTCaagtctctcctttctgctcagAAGTGTAGACAGCATTTGCAGTGGTCACTGTGCACAGAGCCTTAAGatgctaccaaaaaaaaaaagggatctGCAATGctgtttcctctgaaaaaaaaataacgtGGTAATAATGTGAAGCTTTATAGTGTGTATGATGTCTAAAAGGTTATCTTCTCTATTTTAATAAACTTTACAAGACACAAAAGTGTTCAGaatgtctgtattttttatCAGTTACAGGAAATTAGCCACCTTCTCTCCCTTTCATGTTGGTTAATGGCAACTTTAGGGTTGAGGAAAGCAGATATTTTGGCTCATACCAAGAGCAGAACAGAGTTCTGACAAGGACAGACTGTGAAGAAGGTAGGGGAAATAGGTAATACAGAAATACCAGAAGCAGGAAATCAACACTCACAATTACAGGAAATATTATTAATAGATTAATCTTGATAAAAACTGTAAACATAAAATAACTGCGGTAGAAAAGAAGGTGGAATATTGCCTAGTCTTGAAGTGAAAAAATACTCCTGTGAGGTGGCAAGCAGCCAACACTTCCACTTTCAGCAGCCTCACAACCAAAAGACTTTGGAAGCAGACACTTCTGTGAGGAGTGTCATCCCTCCTATCCTCCACAACCTTGCAATGCAcacctgagattagctcagttggttaaaacttggttgtaatactgccaaggtcatgggttcaatcccctctgtgggccattgacttaagagttggacttgatgatccttggtgggtcccttccaactcagaatagtctgtgattctgtgataatggGTGGAATTGGGATAGGAGTTACATTACGTATCTGTCCCTGTTTTTCTGCCATCAATaagcaggaaaaggaggaatCATCATTTTACAGACAGAGGCAAGTGTCACAGAAAACCACATTTCATCATTCATGCTTTGAGAGTCATGGAATAGCACGTAATTACATTAACCAACTTTGTTGTTCCACTGCCAAGTCCCTCCTGTGGGAAAGGGCTGTGGTTATGTGCTACATAACCAGCTCAGCAAGTCATGTCAAATCCCTGACAAAATGTAGGGAGAGAGCTTACCTCATCACAATTTAAAACCTGCTCTGTTTCCGTAtgtgcagcacagagctcaCTGTTACGGCATGGTCAGATCACACCTCTTTAATTCCACTGTcttaacatgaaaaaataaagcaggtaGAGCCATTAGAAAGGACGGATGACATCAATTCATCCTGACTGATGCCCTACACTGTGTAAATAATTAAAGCTTTCCGAACATACCTAAATGTACAATATGGAATtgagttttttctgatctgaaTTTGCGAAGTTCTAATATAACGAgataatttttgaaaagcatttataACAATGAGCCtgaatctgaaatatttttcactggAAGAAATCAGGGACAGCTACTCTATAGTTAGTAGATTTATGCTGGTAACTCCAATCAGAATGGAATATTAACCCAATTTCTTTATCCTGAAACATAAAGTAGTATTTTTGAGGCTTCAAGTGAGTATTTATAGAcgttttaaaataagattttatCAATTTGAGAGTTTCATTACTTATTTAAATGTAATTGAAAGATTAACACTTTTACAAAGAACCACCAGTTGTAAGAGTTACATTATCCATATATGAAAACATTCTTCAAGTTATGATTGATATGTAAGCACAATTCTTTGAAAATTAAGCATTAATGAATTAGTAATTCAGAGTAAGAATACCAGTCAGGTTCACTATATCAGGCCTGGACACAAGGTTTTGTGCATGTCTATCTCAATTTCATACAAAGTCACTATAGGAAATTTTTTATATCTAATCTTGTTGTATCTAAATAAAGTTTCTGACACTGCATGGTACTAAAACAATGAAGTTAGGGACTAGAACAAGAAACAGAAGATGGTGATGGTCCTGGCTAGAGGAGAGATAAGCGAGGATAATTTAAAGGAATTGTTACACTGAAAGAAACTTGCTAGTAGAGTTCTTCAAAGATCTATCTTGGGactgattttaatatttttattaattacacCAGCACTTAGTGGGCTACTGACTTCCACTAAAGATCCAGAGCTAAGCAGCATTGTTacaacaaagatttttttatacaTCATATGGGAAACTTCTGAAGGCTAGAGACAGAATTGCTTATTCAGCA belongs to Pithys albifrons albifrons isolate INPA30051 chromosome 7, PitAlb_v1, whole genome shotgun sequence and includes:
- the OTUD1 gene encoding OTU domain-containing protein 1 gives rise to the protein MQLYSSVITHYPAGGTSAAAAASPSSAAVFKVSLSPGPSAAEAPSATDAAGPSAAAESPAKDSFVPAGGSSSAAAMPAFSSCLEVMPSGPAAGPAGRPASGPQFSSCAQVTVSRRRPLERIVPIRIVQRAEAAGELVPGSPRSRTWLEGILESVRQAGADGEAAAEEPSNRSLRLSEHCQALQAAAAGAQPGLVPGCGPAERSGGPAQPAGPAPAEEEQEAAGPEMRRASGGRAERSEKLALYLAEVEKQDKYLRQKGRFRFHIIPDGNCLYRAVCKAVYGDQRLHGELREQTVHYIADHLDHFNPIIEGDVGEFLIAAAQDGAWAGYPELLAMGQMLNVNIHLTTGGRPESPTVSTMVHYLGPEDPTRPSIWLSWLSNGHYDAVLDRMCPNPEYEAWCRQTQVQRRRDEELAKSMAVSLSKMYIEQNACS